ATTAGACTACACCTCGAACTAACTCCATCACAAGTTCTCAAGACAGAAACATGAGGATGCTTAGGTGTTAAACCTTGCCAACAAAGCCTTGATTGGCAAATACAAGTTCAAGCCAGCCCCGGAAGTGACATGAGGTGTGTTAGTCTCACCATTCATGACTGGAGTGGCCATGGCCAAACCATCGTTGCGGCCACCAGAGTCACCGAGAAGTCCCACCGCTGGATCTACCACTTCTCTCGCCACTTCGTACTTCAGCCCCTTCCTGTCGTCCAAAGCATCAATGGAGATAGTTGAGCCCGCACCGGCCTCCCCTCTGACCAGCATCTCCGAGATCGCCGTCACCACATTCTCCTGCACCCACCTCCTTATAGGCCTTGCACCGTACATCTGCGATGTATGAAATCAATCATGGTTACTAAAACATACCAACTGGTTGCCTGGTAATCTGAAAAATAGGACGTACTGGATTGTATGATTCCGACAAAATGACATCCAATGCGGCGTCGCTTGCAGATAGAGAGATGCCCTTGGCAGCTACCCTGGCGATGATGCTGTTCATTTGGATTGCCACGATCTCTTTTAGCCTGTCTCGCGAAAGCGGGTCAAATACAATGATCGCACTCAGTCTGTTGAGAAGCTCGGGCTTGAAGTGTTTCCGAACCTGCATGAGCAAATATATGTACAAGTAACAACCAGCTAACAGATAACTTCTGCATGCAGCCTTTATATGAACGGTTTTGGATTTTAAAAGCAAACCTGATTCATAAGAAGGTCCCTTGCTGTTTCCATTGTGCTTTCTCCGGACAGTCCTGCTAGTAGGTGCTCTGACCCCAGATTTGAGGTCATGATGATAATGGTATTCTTGAAATCTACTAACCGGCCTTTGCCATCGGTCAACATACCATCATCAAGGAGCTGAAGAAAAACATTCAACACCGAGGGATCTGCCTTCTCCACCTCATCGAAAAGGATGACACTATATGGGCGCCTTCGCACCTTCTCAGTCAGTTGCCCACCATCTTGATGGTCAGAGGAGCTTCAACATGTTCCAATACAAAAGAAACATTAACATCAGACATACTAAGTAATGATATGACAATGCAGTAGCGTCGAAATAGAGAAGACATACCCTGGAGGTGCTCCAATGAGACGCCAGACAGATCCAGCCCCAACATATTCAGACATGTCAATGCGAACCAACATCTTCTCGCTGTCAAATAGCTGTTCGGCAAGAGCTTTTGCAAGCTCTGTCTTTCCAACACCAGTAGAGCCCAAAAAGAGGAATGAGCCTATTGGTTGGCCAGGCTGATCAAGGCCAGTCCTAGAACGCAACACTGCACGCGCGACCTTATTAACGGCTTCATGCTGGCCAACAACTCGCCCATGCAATCTGCTTGCTAGGTGGATCAACTTATCCTTCTCCTCTTGATCAAGCGTGGCGACAGGAATTCCAGTCCATCGGCTAACAACCTTCAAAGGACAACATTGTTACATGCGTGACAATCAAATCACATTGACTGAACAATAGACATAAACATCAAATGTAGAGAATGCATACTTGTGCGACTTCATCAGGGCCAACATTTGCTTCCTTCACTGCATTTGGAGAGGTAGTTAGCACAGTGTTTACTTGCTTTTCTTGTATGCCAATTTGCATCATCCTTTTGGCTGCGGTGGCACATGCTTCATCGATCAGATCAATTGCCTTATCAGGAAATTGACGACCTACAGTACAGACATCAATAATATTCATCAACTTTCTCCAACATACATATATTCTTGCTACTTATCATTGCAAATCAGTACTAGAAAAGAAACACTCAGGGCAGGTTTCTCAAATAAGTTATACACACGGCATTGTCATGATTTTCTTTTCAATCCATAAACACGATTTATAATTGTTTTCAAACTAAGGTGTACAATGCAACAAGAGTACTCTATGGCTCATATAACATAATATGAAAACTATTTCAACTTAATGCATCTAATGCAAAATGGATACTCTACATCGCAACCTTTACGCATATAGTATGAATTAACCAGTGAGCCTTAAGAAGGATAGGCATCTGACCATAACTTATTGAGATCAACATACTCGATTTTCTTCACTTACTTCTAAAGTGAATACGTGTATGTGCAGCTACTAATGGCATCTCAACAAGATGAGCAAAATGAATTCCTCACCTGTGATATATCGGGCAGCAAGCTGTGCGGTAGCAACAAGAGCAGCATCCTGGATTTGCAAGCCATGGTGCTTCTCATACCTTTCCTTTAGCCCTCGCAGAATGGCAATTGTGGCCTGCGTGGTCGGCTCCTCGACATGCACCTTTTGGAATCGCCGCTCCAACGCGGCATCCTTCTCAATGTACTTACTGTACTCATCCAAAGTTGTGGCGCCCACGCAGCGGATACGACCACGGGCCAACGCCGGCTTCAGCATGTTGGCAGCATCGGTGCTACTCTGGTGGACCAGGCTGCCAcctgagccaagaagcatgtgcaTCTCGTCGATGAAGAGAATGACCTTGCCATCCGCATACTCGGCCTGCCTTATCACGTTCTTCATGCGCTCCTCGAACATGCCGCGGTACTGAGTCCCGGCCACCATGGCCCCCAGGTCCACCTCCACGACGCGTGCCCCAGCGAGTGCGGAAGGGACCGTCCCGGCGGCGATACGCTGGGCGAGACCCTCGGCAATGGCCGTCTTGCCGACCCCTGCCGCACCGACGAGCGCGGCGCAGTTCTTGGTCCGGCGGCAGAGGATGCAGATGACGCGGTCGATCTCGTCGTCGCGACCAATCACCGGGTCGGCCTTGCCGGCCGAGGCCGTCAGGTCCCGGCCATACTTGCCGAGAGACGTGCTGTACAGGTAGTACCTCCACGCTGCCCAGCACAAAGCGACCGCTGCTCCGGTACAGGCCACGGTGGCGAGGTCATCCAGCAACCTGTTTGGTTCTTGGTAAGAACTTGAGACGTAGGCCCGCAACGCTGGGTCGTAGACCCGGCGAGTTGCAGTTTCCGTAATCCCTCCTCCCACGACCCCATCAAGCCATGTGCTGAAGGTCATCGCTGCTGGTTCCTGCTAGGTCCCCGCCGACGCCGTCGACTTCCCTGCGAGCGAAAAAGCTCAGATTTTTTGTGACTTTTAACTTGGAGGTAGTAGAATTTCAAGATGAAAGGGGGTGAACGTTTAATTTTGAGAGAAATACGGATGGACGACGCAAGGATTCGATTGTTCAAACCACGAATCGACATTAAAAGTGGGTACTACTTTTCAGTTGTAGTATAACATGATAATGGGAAGACTGGCAAATTGGGTGGGGGGGTCGACATTGGGGAACAGAAGTAGAAGGAAACATAAGAGACGAGGGATTACCCGAGGCTTGGCCGTAACTGCTCCAGTTGCCCGCCGCCGCCTGCTCGCGGCGTCCCTGCGCAGCTTGCACCGGTCCGCCGATTGCAGCCGCCGTGGAGCGAGCGAGCCCTAGACTGGTCTCGGTCGATGGAGCCCCAGTCTGGTGCAGCCGTGCAGGACTTCTTTTGGACCGTGTCAAGCCGCACTTCAGGTTTGAGCCCAACTGGCAGACACAAAATTTTGGCTCGACCAGCTATTTGGGCCGAGTTTCGGCTTGACTTAGAGAGTTGTTAGGATAACGCGCGCAAAGCATACTTGAGCGGGGCACGCTAGAAACTGCCAAATCAACAGTTTCTTCGTACCTAATggagtgcaaaaaaaaaaaaaaaaaaaaaaaaaaacaacgcAGTTGCACATTCGTGAAAGGGCGGAAACCGCCACGTCTCTTTGGGAATACGCGcataactcccttcaacgctcatTATCATTGTCACTTTCCCTGTCACTCACCTTATAGTACCTTGTTCTATGGGCAAGCACATTGCCAGTACATTTTGCTTTGTACTATAGAATCTCTTTACTCTCCGCGTGCACAATTTCTTATCGATGTGCATCATTTTGCCACTGTATTGCATGAGCCAATGATTAAGATGTGGTGCATTTTAGTTGAAGGGTGGTGTGATTGGTCCACAAGCTAAGTACAAACAATTTGCTTGTGCAGTTCCTCAAGTTCTTATTCTTCCTCTTTAATTTCTCCTTACCATTTGCTGTTTTCGCGGGATTTTAGTGTGAAGGATTTGGATATCACTGATGTTCTTGCTTTTGCATCCTTTCATAAGTATTGAGCTCTTTATGAAGATTCGTTCGAGTGAGAGATCGTGATCTTGtttctcttggagggtgacctcctagttagtTTGGCGTTTTGTGCTCTCATGACCTCTCTGTAGAAGATTGTGAACAGACACGAGCTTCTCCTTCGTAGAGCAAGTGGTTGTGGATTTTGCCATAGACGTAGTGTAGGAAAAGATATCCATAAGGAAAGGCCTTTATCCTTAGTGGAATTAGCTCGGAGaaaaaggtgagccttcgtggcgttcagaAGACCTTCGTGGTAGCTCGCATCTCTCCAACATGATGTACCTCACTTCGTCTTCGTGTGAGGGAACATGGGAATATATCTCTGTCTCCGCGtgtctcggttatctctatacctgaGTTTAATTTGCTTGTGATAGGAATCTTGATTGAGGTacgtatatcttgctatcacttgtgttaTATATATCATGTGTCTATCTTGCTTAACTCTAGTTGTTTTTGTTGCACCTAGTTGAACCTAGCTTATTTAGGTCTTGTGTTTGTAAAATAAATGTTAGTTTAATCCCGcactcttacaagccaaatccgtaactATTTTTAAAACGCTTATTTACCCCCtccccctctaggcggcatctCATCCTTTCATATTTTTCACCAAGAATGCTTGTGATAAATTCTTCCATGTGTCTTTTAGTTATATGGACAAAGCCTTATACCAAGCTAGTGCCTTATTTGAAAGTGTATGACTAAATAATTTTAATTTCATGTAAGAAAAACCTTTCAATCTAAAGGTCTTACACATATCATTAAAGTAATCAAGGTGTGCATATGAGTCTTCTGTATCATCTTCAGCTGCAAATATTTTTCTAGTATATACTATCTGGAGTAAATAAGGGTTAACCTCATATTCATCAGTTTATGGATTCGAATATGGGCTTGAATGAGCGATATTAAATCACCCATGTGGAGACTGCCTAAAACgtggtgattgatacgtctccaacgtatcgataatttcttatgttccatgcttgttttatgacaatatctacatgttttgttcacactttatatcgtttttatgcgtttttcggaactaacctattgacgagatgccgaagggccagttgttgttttctgctgtttttggtttcagaaatcctagcaaggaaatattctcggaattggacgaaatcaacgcccagagtcttagaattggacgaagcttctagaacacccgagagccgccagaggggagccctgttggcccacacaacaggctagcgcggccagggtgtgggccgcgccgccctactgtgtggtggatccgtaccccctccgactccgcctcttcgcctatataaaggtcactgacctaaaacttcgatacggaaaaaccacggtacgagaaaccttccagagccgccgccatcgcgaagccaagatctgggggacaggagtctctgttccggcacgccgccgggacagggaagtgcccccggaaggcttctccatcgacaccgctgccatctccaccgccatcttcatcaacactgctgtctccaatgaggagggagtagttctccatcgaggctaagggctgtaccggtagctatgtggctaatctctctcctatgtacttcaatacaataatctcatgagctgccttacatgattgagattcatatgagttttgtatcactattcctctatgtgctactctagtgatgttattaaagtactctattcctcctgcacggtgtaatggtgacagtgtgtgcatcgtgtagtacttggcgtaggttatgattgtgatctcttgtagattatgaagttaactattgctatgatagtattgatgtgatctatgcctccttcatagtgtgatggtgacagtgtgcatgctatgttagtacttggtttagttatgttgatctatcttgcactctaaggttatttaaacatgaatatcgaatattgtggagcttgttaactccggctttgagggttcgtgtaatcctacacaattagtggtgttcatcatccaacaagagagtgtagagtagtcctattatgtgatcattgttgagagtgtccactagtgaaagcaggatccctaggccttgcttccaagcatcgaatctccgtttgtttactgttttgttacatgtttactcgctgtcatattttattcagattgctattaccacttatactcatccatattacttgtatttcactatctcttcgccgaactagtgcacctatacatctgacaagtgtattaggtgtgttggggacacaagagacttcttgctttgtggttgcagggttgcttgagagggatatctttgacctcttcctccctgagttcgataaaccttgggtgatccacttaagggaaacttgctgctgttctacaaacctctgctcttggaggcccaacactgtctacaagaatagaagcacccgtagacatcaagcacttttctggcgtcgttgccggggaggaaaggtaaaaggtactcacactccggatctcggctactaagctattttccagcgccgttgtaagtactcgaagctatttcctttagatcctgcaattgcatctttttgtttcttgttttacactagtttggcataatggaaagcaacatggagctttttattctttttcctgagttaagacatggatggtttgatgcgaaaattaaaaaacccatggaacatattagtatgaacactttgaataccattgttgctaatgatatagaaaattctaaacttggggaagctggttttgatgagcatgatctttttagtcccccaagcattgaggagaaaatttactttgatgatactttgcctcctatttatgatgattataatgatagcggtcttttggtgccacctgttatggaggataaatttgattatgattacaatatgcctcctatatttgatgatagctactttgttgaatttgctcccactacaactaataaaattgattatgcttatgtggagagtaataattttatgcatgagactcatgataagaatgctttatgtgatagttatattgttgagtttgctcatgatgctactgaaaatcttcatgagagaggaaaatatggttgtataaattttcatgttactaaaatttctctctatgtgctgaaatttttgaagctacacttgttctatcttcctatgcttgttactttgctcttcatgaacttgtttatttacaagattcctttgcataggaagcatgttagacttaaatttgttttgaatttgcttcttgatgctctcttttgcttcaactactatttcttgcgagtgcatcattaaaactgctgagcccatcttaatggctataaagaaagaacttcttgggagataacccatgtgtttattttactacagcaactttattttatatttgagtcttgtaagttgttactactgtagcaacctctccttatcttagttttattgcattgttgtgccaagtaaagtctttgaaagtaaggttgatactagatttggattactgcgcagaaacagatttcttgctgtcacgaatctgggcctaattctctgtaggtaactcagaaaattatgccaatttacgtgagtgatcctcagatatgtacgcaactttcattcaattttagcattttcatttgagcaagtctggtgcctcaataaaattcgtctttacggactgttctgttttgatagattctgccttttatttcgcattgcctcttttgctatgtgggatggatttctttgttccattaacttccagtagctttgagaaatgtccagaagtgttaagaatgattgtgtcacctctgaatatgtgaatttttattatgcactaaccctctaatgagttgttttgagtttggtgtggaggaagttttcaaggatcaagagaggaggatgatatactatgatcaaggagagtgaaagctctaagcttggggatgccccggtggttcatccctgcatatttcaagaagactcaagcatctaagcttggggatgcccaaggcatccccttcttcatcgacaaaattatcaggttcctctattgaaactacatttttattccgccacatcttatgtgctttacttggagcgtctgtttgtttttgtttttgtttttgtttgaataaatgcttgtgtgggagagagacacgctccgctggttcgtatgaacacatgtgttcttagcttttaattttcatggcgaaggttgaaactgcttcgttaattgttatatggttggaaacgggaaatgctacatgtagtaattggtatgatgtcttgaacaatgtgatacttggcaattgttgtgctcatgattaagctcttgcatcatatactttgcacctattagtgaagaaatacatagatcttgctaaaatttggtttgcatgattggtctctctaaggtctaaatattttctagtaagggtttgaacaacaaagaagacagtgtaaagtcttataatgcttgcaatatgttcttatgtaagttttgctgtactagttcatacttgtgtttgcttcaaacaaccttgctagcctaagccttgtattgagagggaatacttctcatgcatccaaaatccttgagccaaaaactatgccattcgtgtccaccatacctacctactacatggtatttctccgccattccaaagtaaattgcttgagtgctatctttaaacacttcaaaagttattacctcttatttgtgtcaatgttttatagctcatgaggaagtatgtggtgtttatctttcaatcttgttgggcaattttcaccaatggactagtggcttcatccgcttatccaataattttgcaaaaagagctggcaatgggattctcagtcccaaattaattaactttcataattttaaaaatagacactcctccatggtatgtgattgttggacggcacccgaggattcggttagccatggcttgaaaaagcaaaggtggggaggagtgtcatccaaataaaactaaaataaaaaggcactccttcatggtatgagattgttggcaggcacccgaggattcggttagccatggtttgtgaaagtaaaggttggaaggagtgccacccaaaaataaaaatgtttcatgggagccgctctttgaaggtttgtctggcaaaggggttagagtgcccactaccattcattgacaacaacaaacacctctcaaaactttacttttatgctctctttatgttttcaaaataaaagctctagcacaaatatagcaatccatgcttccctcttcgaagggcctttcttctacttttatgttgagtcagttcacctatttctctccatctcaagaagcaaacacttgtgtgaactgtgcattgattcctacatacttgcatattgcacttattatattactttgcattgacaactatccatgagatatacatgttacaagttgaaagcaaccgctgaaacttaatcttcctttgtgttgcttcaatgcctttatttagaatatattgctttatgagttaactcttatgcaagacttattgatgcttgtcttgaaagtactattcatgaaaagtctttgctatatgattcaattgtttactcattgtctttaccattgctttgaatcgatgcattcatctcatatgatttacaatagtatgattaagatcatgttggtagcatgtcacttcagaaattatctttgttatcgtttacctactcgggacgagtaggaactaagcttggggatgctgatacgtctccaacgtatcgatgatttcttatgttccatgcttgttttatgacaatacctacatgttttgttcacactttatatcgtttttatgcgttttccggaactaacctattgacgagatgccgaagggccagttgatgttttctgctgtttttggtttcagaaatcctagtaaggaaatattctcggaattggacgaaatcaacgcccagagtcttagaattggacgaagcttccagaacacccgagagccgccagaggggagccctgggggtcccacacaacaggctggcgcggccaggatgtgggccgcgccgccctactgtgtggtggctccgtaccccctccgactccgcctcttcgcctatataaaggtccctgacctaaaactttgatacggaaaaaccacggtacgagaaaccttccagagccgccgccatcgcgaagccaagatctgggggacaggagtctctgttctgacacgccgccgggacggggaagtgcccccggaaggcttctccatcgacaccgctgccatctccaccgccatcttcatcaacaatgctgtctcccatgaggagggagtagttctccatcgaggctaagggctgtaccggtagctatgtggctaatctctctcctatgtacttcaatacaataatctcatgagctgccttacatgattgagattcatatgagttttgtatcactattcctctatgtgctactctagtgatgttattaaagtactctattcctcctgcacggtgtaatggtgacagtgtgtgcatcgtgtagtacttggcgtaggttatgattgtgatctcttgtagattatgaagttaattattgctatgatagtattgatgtgatttatgcctccttcatagtgtgatggtgacagtgtgcatgctatgttagtacttggtttagttatgttgatctatcttgcactctaaggttatttaaacatgaatatcgaatattgtggagcttgttaactccgacattgagggttcgtgtaatcctacacaattagtggtgttcatcatccaacaagagagtgtagagtagtcctattatgtgatcattgttgagagtgtccactagtgaaagcaggatccctaggccttgcttccaagcatcgaatctccgtttgtttactgttttgttgcatgtttactcgctgccatattttattcagattgctattaccactcatactcatccatattacttgtatttcactatctcttcgccgaactagtgcacctatacatctgacaagtgtattaggtgtgttggggacacaagagacttcttgctttgtggttgcagggttgcttgagaaggatatctttgacctcttcctccctgagttcgataaaccttgggtgatccacttaagggaaacttgctgctgttctacaaacctctgctcttggaggcccaacactgtctacaagaatagaagcacccgtagacatcagcgatTCCCCTATCCCCTCCCATATTCCTTGACCCTCATCTTCGACAGCCCCTCCGGCCTATCTCCTCCTCGTTGTCGGTGGCCACGGTGGCCAGCGGCGAGTGGGAGGGAGGTTCGGCCATATTCCCCTTTGCTTTTATGTAGGTTTAGCCTCTCAAATAAGGTAGATCTGGGGTTCGTGCTCCTCTTCTCATTCCCTGTGGTATCCATGGTGACCAAGATGGGGGGAGATCAAGATCTCCATAGTTGTTGCTCCTCCCCCTCTAGTTCCTGTCAAAGGAGATGCAGATCTCGCATGTCACATCGGTTGCAGGCTCTAGTTCTCTGGAGATGACGGCCCTCCCGAGATAAATGAAGATGGATCATGCGATGCCCCTCATGGATTTGATGATCTGCAGGTCTTCCCGCAATAGCTCTTGGTTTCATGGCTGGCAGAGGGTGAGTTCTTCCCTCAAATGCTCCGGTGGAGGCTGCAATGGGTTGAGATCCCAGGTTCATTTATTTAGGCCCATTGCTCTCTGCAAGGATTTATGTTGGTTAGTCATGTGGTGCACTGAGTTGGATCCACAGCTAGATAATGACCAGATTGATGCTCATATGAAAGCACATCCTACCAATGGTATGTGTGGTGTGATGGCTGCTACTTTAGAAGATGTAGTTGACTGTAATGGctggattgctccttgctctttcTACTTCAGTTGGCTGCAAATACTTTCAGGTTTGGACAAGGTCAACTGGTTTTTTCTGCTGGAGTTTGAATGGATTGTCGGCAGCTGCATCACTTCAACATCAAATGCAATGAGCCATTTTTTCTATCTGGTTCACAATATGCGGTATCGCCTATGTTTCTTGCCCAACATGATGGTTGTTATAATTCTGGGTGATGAGGATTGCAATTATCATTATGGGGCCTTTGAGGCAGGCTTCTTCCTTGTCTGATGTTGTGATGCCACCATGGTGGTGGCTCGGAGCTCagaatttttgaatttgaactttGGGAATGAAGTGTTTGTGCCAGATTTGACAAATCTTCAAAAATCAAATTCAGTTTGTGCCTCAAAGCAGCCGATACATGGCAGAGCTAAATTCCTTATTGAGCAGGAACTTGTTTCAATCTATTGTCGCACAAGGTTTTATTTTCATGATGATGTGCATGGTGAAGAAGTTGTCCCTGTTGTCCGAGTTGATCCGACGGAGGTATATGACAACAGTTCCGTTACGGTTcctcaacatcagggacttctgagtTTGAATTCGGTGAGGGATCTTCGGTATCTAGAACTCAACACTCCCCTACCTTAGGTGCATACACCAGATAGACCGCCGGGAGAGCCACCCGCGGGGTATCAACTGGTATGTAGCGCAGAGGCATTTGAAGATTGCAGATGCAGCACTTTCGGATCTGAGTTGTCGACAGATGGTCGATCGCCGTTTGGCTCCTCTTGTAGTATTCAGCGTCTTCACTATGTTGTTATCGTCAACTTGTAGTTGGGTTGTGCGCTTGCACGTACCTTGCTCTTCTTTCAAGAGCCACTATGTACTGGAGCTTCTTTGTTAATATATCCTTATGTTAAAGAAAAGAGTGATAGTAAGTCGATCTTCGA
This Lolium perenne isolate Kyuss_39 chromosome 1, Kyuss_2.0, whole genome shotgun sequence DNA region includes the following protein-coding sequences:
- the LOC127318635 gene encoding chaperone protein ClpB1, whose product is MTFSTWLDGVVGGGITETATRRVYDPALRAYVSSSYQEPNRLLDDLATVACTGAAVALCWAAWRYYLYSTSLGKYGRDLTASAGKADPVIGRDDEIDRVICILCRRTKNCAALVGAAGVGKTAIAEGLAQRIAAGTVPSALAGARVVEVDLGAMVAGTQYRGMFEERMKNVIRQAEYADGKVILFIDEMHMLLGSGGSLVHQSSTDAANMLKPALARGRIRCVGATTLDEYSKYIEKDAALERRFQKVHVEEPTTQATIAILRGLKERYEKHHGLQIQDAALVATAQLAARYITGRQFPDKAIDLIDEACATAAKRMMQIGIQEKQVNTVLTTSPNAVKEANVGPDEVAQVVSRWTGIPVATLDQEEKDKLIHLASRLHGRVVGQHEAVNKVARAVLRSRTGLDQPGQPIGSFLFLGSTGVGKTELAKALAEQLFDSEKMLVRIDMSEYVGAGSVWRLIGAPPGSSDHQDGGQLTEKVRRRPYSVILFDEVEKADPSVLNVFLQLLDDGMLTDGKGRLVDFKNTIIIMTSNLGSEHLLAGLSGESTMETARDLLMNQVRKHFKPELLNRLSAIIVFDPLSRDRLKEIVAIQMNSIIARVAAKGISLSASDAALDVILSESYNPMYGARPIRRWVQENVVTAISEMLVRGEAGAGSTISIDALDDRKGLKYEVAREVVDPAVGLLGDSGGRNDGLAMATPVMNGETNTPHVTSGAGLNLYLPIKALLARFNT